One Pantoea eucalypti genomic region harbors:
- a CDS encoding MFS transporter has translation MSTWSRPVILLLCGLMLMTVAIAVLNTLVPLWLTHDLLTTWQVGIVSSSYYTGNLAGTLLAGWLIRQYGFNRSYYLATVMFAVATLCLAMMSGFWAWSSMRFIAGVGCALMWVVVESALLCSGTVRNRGQLLAAYMVVYYIGTVTGQLLVSKLSTELLSVIPWVTSLVFCAVLPLVFTRVSSNGEATEAAPARIWPMLRRRSSRLGINGCIISGILLGSLYGLMPLYLSHQGMSDANVGYWMALLVSAGIVGQWPVGRLADRFGRMLVLRVQVFVVILGAMAMLTNAAMAPALFVLGLAGFTLYPVAMSWACETVAHHELVAMNQALLMSYTVGSLAGPAMTSVLMQNYSDQLLFVMIAAVALIYLVMLLRKTNHQATPVAHA, from the coding sequence ATGTCAACCTGGTCACGCCCCGTGATACTGCTGCTTTGCGGCCTGATGTTAATGACTGTCGCAATTGCCGTGCTGAATACGCTCGTTCCACTGTGGCTGACGCATGACTTACTGACAACCTGGCAGGTGGGTATAGTAAGTTCGTCTTATTACACCGGTAATCTCGCAGGCACGCTGCTGGCTGGCTGGTTAATCAGACAGTACGGCTTCAATCGCAGCTATTACCTGGCTACCGTGATGTTTGCCGTCGCGACCCTGTGCCTGGCGATGATGTCGGGCTTCTGGGCCTGGAGTTCAATGCGATTCATCGCGGGTGTCGGCTGTGCGCTGATGTGGGTGGTGGTTGAGAGCGCACTTCTGTGCAGCGGCACGGTGCGTAATCGCGGACAACTGCTGGCGGCCTACATGGTTGTCTATTACATCGGTACTGTGACCGGCCAGTTACTGGTCAGCAAACTCTCTACGGAATTACTCAGCGTGATCCCGTGGGTAACCTCGCTGGTCTTCTGCGCCGTGCTGCCGCTGGTCTTTACCCGCGTTTCCAGTAATGGTGAAGCGACAGAGGCGGCTCCGGCCCGCATCTGGCCGATGCTGCGTCGTCGTAGTTCCCGCCTGGGTATTAATGGCTGCATCATCTCTGGCATCCTTCTGGGCTCGCTTTATGGCCTGATGCCGCTTTACCTGTCACATCAGGGAATGAGTGACGCAAATGTCGGTTACTGGATGGCGTTGCTGGTCAGCGCAGGTATTGTGGGCCAGTGGCCCGTTGGCCGCCTGGCTGATCGTTTTGGTCGCATGCTGGTGCTACGGGTTCAGGTTTTTGTCGTTATCCTGGGCGCGATGGCCATGTTGACCAATGCCGCGATGGCGCCTGCGCTGTTTGTGCTGGGCCTGGCAGGCTTCACACTCTATCCGGTGGCGATGTCCTGGGCTTGTGAGACGGTCGCCCACCATGAGCTAGTTGCAATGAACCAGGCGTTGCTGATGAGTTATACCGTAGGCAGTCTGGCTGGACCGGCAATGACCTCTGTTCTGATGCAGAATTATTCTGACCAGCTATTGTTCGTGATGATCGCGGCTGTGGCGCTGATTTATCTGGTTATGCTGCTGCGCAAAACGAATCATCAGGCTACGCCAGTGGCACATGCCTGA
- the serS gene encoding serine--tRNA ligase — MLDPNLLRNEPDAVAEKLARRGYKLDVETLRSLEERRKVLQVETENLQAERNSRSKSIGQAKARGEDIEPLRQEVNALGERLDAAKAELDELQNQIRDFALAMPNIPADEVPLGKDDSENQEVSRWGTPREFSFQVKDHVELGEAAKGLDFAAAVKLTGSRFVVMQGQIARLHRALSQFMIDLHTEQHGYLETSVPYLVNHATLYGTGQLPKFGEDLFHTRPLEEESDSSNYALIPTAEVPLTNLVRDEILEEDTLPVKLTAHTPCFRSEAGSYGRDTRGLIRMHQFDKVEMVQIVTPEQSMEALEELTGHAEKVLQLLNLPYRKVLLCTGDMGFGATKTYDLEVWLPAQNTYREISSCSNMGDFQARRMQARCRNKQDKKPRLVHTLNGSGLAVGRTLVAVLENYQQEDGRIAVPEVLRPYMKGVEIIG; from the coding sequence ATGCTCGATCCCAATCTGCTGCGTAACGAGCCAGACGCAGTCGCAGAAAAACTGGCACGCCGGGGATACAAACTGGATGTGGAAACGCTGCGTTCGCTTGAAGAGCGTCGCAAAGTACTGCAGGTGGAAACAGAAAATTTGCAGGCAGAGCGTAACTCCCGATCCAAATCCATCGGTCAGGCCAAAGCACGTGGGGAAGACATCGAGCCGCTGCGCCAGGAAGTGAATGCGCTGGGCGAACGCCTGGATGCCGCTAAAGCAGAACTGGACGAACTGCAGAATCAAATTCGTGACTTCGCGCTGGCAATGCCGAACATTCCGGCAGACGAAGTGCCGCTGGGCAAAGATGACAGCGAAAACCAGGAAGTGAGCCGCTGGGGTACGCCGCGCGAGTTCAGTTTCCAGGTTAAAGATCACGTTGAGCTGGGTGAAGCGGCTAAAGGCCTGGATTTTGCGGCTGCCGTGAAACTGACCGGTTCGCGCTTTGTTGTCATGCAGGGGCAGATTGCCCGCCTGCACCGTGCACTGAGTCAGTTTATGATTGACCTGCACACTGAGCAGCATGGCTACCTTGAAACCTCCGTGCCTTACCTGGTTAACCACGCAACCCTTTACGGTACCGGACAGTTGCCTAAGTTTGGCGAAGACCTGTTCCACACCCGTCCGCTGGAAGAGGAGTCAGACAGCAGCAACTATGCACTGATTCCTACCGCGGAAGTGCCGCTGACCAACCTGGTGCGTGACGAGATCCTCGAAGAAGATACCCTGCCGGTTAAACTCACCGCACATACACCGTGCTTCCGTTCCGAAGCGGGTTCTTACGGTCGTGACACACGCGGTCTGATCCGTATGCACCAGTTCGACAAAGTTGAGATGGTGCAGATCGTTACCCCGGAACAGTCTATGGAGGCGCTTGAAGAGCTGACCGGCCACGCTGAAAAAGTTCTGCAACTGCTGAACCTGCCATACCGCAAGGTTTTACTCTGTACCGGCGATATGGGCTTCGGAGCGACTAAAACCTACGATCTGGAAGTCTGGTTACCGGCGCAGAACACCTACCGCGAGATTTCATCCTGTTCCAACATGGGTGATTTCCAGGCGCGTCGTATGCAGGCGCGTTGCCGTAACAAACAGGATAAGAAGCCGCGTCTGGTTCATACCCTGAATGGTTCAGGTCTGGCCGTCGGCCGTACCCTGGTGGCAGTGCTGGAAAACTATCAGCAGGAAGATGGTCGCATCGCCGTACCGGAAGTTTTACGCCCTTACATGAAGGGCGTCGAAATTATCGGCTAA
- a CDS encoding DNA translocase FtsK 4TM domain-containing protein — MSQEYTEDKDVSLQSLSSGRRLLEALLILVALFAIYLMVSLVSFNPSDPSWSQTAWHEPIHNIGGSVGAWLADTLLFIFGVMAYAIPPVILGLCWIAFRQRDSQDYFDYFAVGLRLIGVLALVVTTCGMAALNADDIWYFASGGVIGSLVSNAIAPWFSPAGGTLMLLCVWAAGITLYTGWSWLTIAERIGGVVMGVLTFASNRSRHDEPWQEEDDEQDAHEYADVPELHAANQEEDVLLSAPRAAAQPAASQPDPLLAKAAAATSAAVAATAEAAEVTLAPAAPVTPAPAAVAAPSAAASAPAAVAAPSAAASAPAAMPASPTAQPAPAAVQSAPASYGAATAPTPAQSASAPATSPPLYHFEMPDEAPAAPSFSAYDDDEPKMGNWRDTPAMPAAPAAAAAVAATAAQATTRTAPVFDLAPETNPNPQVKQGIGPALPRPNPVKLPTRRELASYGIKLPSQRMAEEKAKTEESETAPAGSVSAAPDAEEALQQAELRQAFQSEQQQRYGTSWQQDEEDEQDAQHQDALARQFAEQQQQRYEPEVKKEPVFNIDTASAFDFSPMKDLVDDGPSEPLFTIAATPEPEAPAVSHEPWQQVSEVSQPQAPAQVPAPDRFIPAESDYSTPAASSEPVYAAPAAPSAPAYGAPVASQAPAYSAPAYGSPAAVPAQPVEEAKPSLHDSLIHPFLMRHEQPLEKPSTPLPSLDLLTAPPEEEEPVDMFSLEQTARLVESRLGDYRVKAEVVGISPGPVITRFELDLAPGVKAARISNLSRDLARSLSTVAVRVVEVIPGKPYVGLELPNKHRQTVYLREVLDCPKFRDNPSPLAVVLGKDIAGQPVVADLAKMPHLLVAGTTGSGKSVGVNAMIISMLYKATPEEVRFIMIDPKMLELSVYEGIPHLLTEVVTDMKDAANALRWSVGEMERRYKLMSALGVRNLAGYNEKVEQAEAMGRPIPDPFWKPGDSMDMTPPVLEKLPYIVVMVDEFADLIMAVGKKVEELIARLAQKARAAGIHLVLATQRPSVDVITGLIKANIPTRIAFTVSSKIDSRTILDQGGAESLLGMGDMLYMPPNSSLPIRVHGAFVRDQEVHAVVQDWKARGRPQYIDSITAGEESESAGGIDSDEELDPLFDQAVGFVVDKRRASISGVQRQFRIGYNRAARIIEQMEAQGIVSAPGHNGNREVLSPPPHDM, encoded by the coding sequence TTGAGCCAGGAATATACAGAAGATAAAGACGTTTCGTTACAATCGCTGAGCAGTGGACGTCGTCTGCTGGAAGCGTTGCTTATTCTGGTGGCGCTGTTTGCCATCTACCTGATGGTTTCTTTAGTCAGTTTTAACCCTTCCGACCCGAGCTGGTCGCAAACGGCCTGGCATGAACCTATCCACAATATCGGCGGCAGCGTCGGTGCCTGGCTGGCTGACACCTTACTCTTCATCTTTGGTGTGATGGCGTACGCCATTCCGCCCGTCATCCTGGGTCTGTGCTGGATTGCTTTCCGTCAGCGCGACAGCCAGGACTACTTTGACTACTTTGCTGTCGGGCTGCGCTTAATTGGCGTCCTGGCACTGGTGGTGACGACCTGTGGTATGGCGGCGCTAAATGCCGATGATATCTGGTACTTCGCCTCAGGCGGCGTGATTGGTAGCCTGGTGAGTAATGCGATTGCCCCCTGGTTCAGTCCAGCGGGTGGCACGCTTATGCTGCTTTGCGTCTGGGCGGCGGGCATTACCCTTTACACCGGCTGGTCATGGCTCACCATCGCAGAAAGAATTGGTGGCGTGGTGATGGGCGTGCTGACGTTTGCCAGCAACCGTTCACGTCACGATGAACCCTGGCAGGAAGAGGATGACGAGCAGGACGCGCATGAATACGCGGATGTGCCTGAACTGCATGCTGCCAATCAGGAGGAAGATGTGCTGCTTTCTGCTCCACGCGCAGCCGCCCAGCCTGCGGCGTCACAGCCGGATCCTCTGCTGGCTAAAGCGGCAGCAGCAACCAGCGCGGCGGTAGCGGCAACGGCGGAAGCCGCAGAGGTGACGCTCGCGCCGGCCGCTCCGGTAACACCTGCGCCTGCCGCTGTTGCAGCGCCTTCTGCGGCGGCATCTGCGCCTGCCGCTGTTGCAGCGCCTTCTGCGGCGGCATCTGCGCCTGCAGCTATGCCAGCATCGCCGACGGCACAACCTGCGCCTGCGGCAGTGCAGAGCGCGCCAGCATCCTATGGTGCAGCAACGGCTCCGACTCCGGCGCAGAGTGCTTCTGCACCTGCGACCTCACCACCGCTTTATCACTTTGAAATGCCGGACGAGGCCCCGGCTGCGCCGTCGTTCAGTGCTTACGACGACGATGAACCTAAAATGGGGAACTGGCGCGACACACCAGCAATGCCTGCGGCTCCTGCAGCTGCGGCCGCCGTCGCTGCCACTGCGGCCCAGGCGACCACGCGTACTGCCCCTGTTTTCGATTTAGCCCCTGAAACCAATCCCAACCCGCAGGTTAAGCAGGGCATCGGACCGGCGCTACCGCGTCCTAACCCGGTAAAACTGCCAACCCGTCGTGAGCTGGCCTCTTATGGCATTAAATTGCCTTCTCAGCGCATGGCTGAAGAGAAAGCAAAAACGGAAGAGAGCGAAACGGCCCCGGCTGGATCAGTTTCTGCTGCACCTGATGCTGAAGAGGCGCTGCAGCAGGCTGAACTGCGTCAGGCCTTCCAGTCTGAACAGCAGCAGCGTTATGGCACCAGCTGGCAGCAGGACGAGGAAGATGAGCAGGATGCTCAGCATCAGGATGCACTGGCACGTCAGTTCGCCGAGCAGCAGCAACAGCGCTATGAACCTGAAGTGAAAAAAGAGCCGGTATTTAATATTGATACCGCCTCAGCGTTTGATTTTTCACCGATGAAAGATCTGGTGGATGACGGCCCGTCTGAACCGCTGTTTACGATTGCCGCGACGCCAGAACCGGAAGCTCCTGCGGTTTCACACGAACCATGGCAGCAGGTGAGTGAGGTTTCACAACCTCAGGCTCCGGCTCAGGTTCCTGCACCTGACCGCTTTATCCCGGCAGAATCAGATTACAGTACGCCAGCAGCCTCGTCTGAGCCTGTGTATGCAGCGCCTGCAGCACCCTCTGCGCCCGCTTATGGTGCGCCAGTGGCTTCTCAGGCTCCGGCTTATTCTGCTCCAGCTTATGGTTCGCCAGCCGCCGTGCCGGCTCAGCCGGTTGAAGAAGCGAAACCTTCGCTGCATGACAGCCTGATTCATCCGTTCCTGATGCGCCATGAACAGCCTCTGGAGAAACCGTCTACACCACTGCCTTCACTGGATCTGCTGACTGCGCCACCTGAAGAAGAAGAGCCGGTGGACATGTTTTCGCTGGAGCAGACCGCCCGTCTGGTTGAGTCGCGCCTGGGTGATTATCGTGTGAAAGCGGAAGTGGTTGGCATCTCGCCTGGCCCGGTTATTACCCGTTTTGAACTCGACCTGGCACCTGGCGTGAAAGCGGCGCGTATTTCAAACCTGTCGCGTGATTTAGCACGTTCGCTGTCCACGGTTGCGGTTCGTGTGGTGGAAGTGATTCCAGGCAAGCCTTACGTGGGTCTGGAACTCCCTAACAAGCATCGTCAGACAGTCTATCTGCGTGAAGTACTGGATTGCCCTAAATTCCGCGACAATCCGTCACCGCTGGCTGTTGTGCTGGGTAAAGATATTGCGGGTCAGCCTGTCGTCGCCGATCTGGCGAAAATGCCGCACTTACTGGTAGCCGGTACCACCGGTTCCGGTAAATCTGTGGGTGTGAACGCCATGATTATCAGCATGCTTTATAAGGCGACGCCGGAAGAAGTTCGCTTCATCATGATCGACCCGAAAATGCTGGAGCTGTCGGTCTACGAAGGCATCCCACACCTGCTGACCGAAGTCGTCACAGACATGAAAGATGCCGCCAATGCGCTGCGCTGGAGTGTTGGCGAAATGGAGCGTCGCTATAAGCTGATGTCGGCGCTGGGCGTGCGTAACCTGGCAGGTTACAACGAGAAAGTGGAACAGGCTGAAGCGATGGGCCGTCCGATTCCCGATCCGTTCTGGAAGCCGGGCGACAGTATGGATATGACGCCGCCGGTCCTGGAAAAACTGCCTTACATCGTGGTAATGGTCGATGAGTTTGCCGACCTGATCATGGCAGTGGGTAAAAAAGTTGAAGAGTTGATTGCGCGTCTGGCACAGAAAGCCCGAGCCGCAGGTATCCACCTGGTGCTGGCAACACAGCGCCCATCCGTGGATGTGATTACTGGCCTGATCAAAGCGAACATCCCGACGCGTATCGCCTTTACCGTGTCGAGCAAGATTGACTCACGTACCATTCTCGATCAGGGCGGCGCGGAGTCACTGCTGGGGATGGGTGACATGCTCTATATGCCGCCAAACTCCTCCCTGCCTATTCGTGTGCACGGTGCCTTTGTTCGTGACCAGGAAGTGCATGCCGTGGTTCAGGACTGGAAAGCGCGTGGACGTCCGCAATATATCGACAGCATTACCGCGGGCGAAGAGAGCGAAAGTGCCGGTGGCATCGACAGTGATGAAGAGCTCGATCCGCTGTTCGACCAGGCAGTCGGCTTTGTGGTTGATAAACGTCGAGCATCGATTTCAGGCGTTCAGCGTCAGTTCCGCATTGGTTATAACCGTGCGGCACGTATCATTGAGCAGATGGAAGCGCAGGGCATTGTCTCTGCACCAGGTCACAATGGTAACCGTGAAGTCCTGTCTCCGCCGCCACACGACATGTAG
- a CDS encoding replication-associated recombination protein A encodes MSNLSLDFSTENFKPLAARMRPETLKQYIGQQHLLGAGKPLPRAIEAGHLHSMILWGPPGTGKTTLAEIIAHYGNADVERISAVTSGVKEIREAIERARQNKHAGRRTILFVDEVHRFNKSQQDAFLPHIEDGTITFIGATTENPSFELNSALLSRARVYLLKSLTLEDIEQVLDQAMQDKARGYGESDIVLPDNTRRMIAELVNGDARRALNTLEMMADMAETTASGQRELTPQLLNEVSGERSARFDNKGDRFYDLISALHKSVRGSAPDAALYWYARIITAGGDPLYVARRLLAIASEDVGNADPRGMQVAIAAWDCFTRVGPAEGERAIAQAIVYLACAPKSNAVYNAFKAAMRDARDNPDYDVPEHLRNAPTKLMKEMGLGKEYRYAHDETNAYAAGEVYFPKELASTRYYTPTQRGLEGKIGEKLSWLAEQDQNSPTKRYR; translated from the coding sequence GTGAGTAACCTGTCCCTGGATTTTTCCACCGAGAATTTCAAACCTCTGGCCGCACGTATGCGGCCAGAAACGTTGAAACAGTACATTGGTCAGCAGCATCTGCTGGGCGCGGGTAAACCGCTGCCGCGTGCGATTGAAGCCGGGCATCTGCATTCAATGATCTTATGGGGACCGCCCGGGACCGGCAAAACCACGCTGGCTGAGATCATCGCGCATTACGGTAATGCCGATGTAGAGCGTATCTCTGCAGTGACCTCCGGCGTGAAAGAGATCCGTGAAGCCATTGAGCGTGCCCGACAGAACAAACACGCCGGACGGCGCACTATTCTGTTTGTGGACGAGGTCCATCGGTTCAACAAGAGCCAGCAGGATGCTTTTTTGCCCCATATTGAAGATGGCACCATCACCTTTATTGGTGCCACCACCGAAAATCCCTCTTTCGAACTTAACTCCGCATTGCTGTCACGCGCCCGCGTTTACCTGCTGAAATCACTGACGCTCGAAGATATTGAGCAGGTGCTGGATCAGGCGATGCAGGATAAAGCGCGAGGTTATGGCGAGAGTGACATCGTGCTGCCGGATAATACCCGCAGGATGATTGCTGAACTGGTTAATGGTGATGCACGCCGGGCATTGAATACGCTGGAAATGATGGCAGATATGGCCGAAACCACCGCCTCAGGTCAGCGTGAACTGACGCCTCAGTTGCTTAACGAAGTCTCGGGTGAGCGATCCGCGCGTTTTGATAACAAAGGCGATCGTTTTTACGATCTGATTTCGGCGCTGCACAAATCGGTTCGCGGCTCCGCGCCAGATGCAGCGCTCTACTGGTATGCGCGCATCATCACTGCAGGCGGCGATCCGCTCTATGTGGCACGCCGGCTGCTGGCTATCGCCTCCGAAGATGTCGGCAATGCCGATCCACGCGGTATGCAGGTGGCGATTGCAGCCTGGGATTGCTTCACGCGCGTGGGTCCGGCAGAAGGGGAGCGCGCCATCGCTCAGGCCATTGTTTATCTGGCCTGTGCGCCGAAAAGTAACGCGGTCTATAACGCCTTTAAAGCCGCGATGCGTGATGCGCGTGATAATCCTGATTACGATGTGCCGGAACATCTGCGCAACGCGCCGACTAAGCTGATGAAAGAGATGGGGCTGGGCAAAGAGTACCGTTATGCTCATGATGAAACCAACGCCTATGCTGCCGGTGAAGTCTATTTTCCAAAGGAACTGGCCAGCACGCGCTATTACACGCCAACCCAGCGCGGGCTTGAGGGTAAGATTGGTGAAAAGCTAAGCTGGCTGGCTGAGCAGGATCAAAATAGCCCGACAAAACGCTACCGCTGA
- the pflA gene encoding pyruvate formate lyase 1-activating protein, whose amino-acid sequence MSVNGRIHSFESCGTVDGPGIRFITFFQGCLMRCLYCHNRDTWDTHGGKEISVEALMADVLSYRHFMNASGGGVTASGGEAILQAEFVRDWFRACKAEGIHTCLDTNGFVRRYDPVIDELLDVTDLVMLDLKQMNDDVHQILVGVSNHRTLDFARYLQKKGKRTWIRFVVVPGYSDDDDTAHRLGEFTRDMQNVEKIELLPYHELGKHKWIAMGEEYKLDGVKPPGKETMERVKNILASYGHEVMY is encoded by the coding sequence ATGTCAGTTAACGGTCGTATCCACTCATTTGAATCCTGCGGCACCGTCGATGGTCCCGGCATCCGTTTTATCACCTTCTTTCAGGGCTGCCTGATGCGCTGCCTCTACTGCCACAACCGCGACACCTGGGATACCCACGGCGGCAAAGAGATCAGCGTTGAAGCGCTGATGGCGGATGTGCTTTCCTATCGCCATTTTATGAACGCCTCTGGCGGCGGTGTTACGGCCTCTGGTGGTGAAGCGATTCTTCAGGCTGAATTTGTGCGCGACTGGTTTCGCGCCTGTAAAGCGGAAGGCATTCATACCTGTCTCGACACGAACGGTTTCGTACGCCGCTATGATCCGGTGATCGATGAACTGCTTGATGTTACTGACTTAGTGATGCTCGACCTGAAACAGATGAATGACGATGTGCATCAGATTCTGGTGGGGGTCTCTAATCACCGTACCCTGGACTTTGCCCGTTATCTGCAGAAAAAAGGCAAGAGAACCTGGATCCGTTTCGTTGTCGTACCGGGCTATTCCGATGACGATGACACCGCGCATCGCTTGGGCGAATTCACCCGTGATATGCAGAACGTTGAGAAGATTGAATTGCTGCCCTATCACGAACTGGGTAAGCATAAATGGATTGCGATGGGTGAAGAGTACAAGCTGGATGGCGTAAAGCCGCCGGGTAAAGAGACGATGGAGCGCGTGAAAAACATTCTCGCCAGTTACGGCCACGAAGTGATGTACTAA
- the lolA gene encoding outer membrane lipoprotein chaperone LolA — protein MKLRVIALGLLATFSSASVLADASSDLQQRLNKVSSFHASFTQKVTDSSGANVQDGEGELWVKRPSLFNWHMTAPDESIIISDGKSLWFYNPFVEQATVSLLQNATSNTPFMLIARNQSNDWKQYNIKQQGDNFELTPKNSDGNLKQFTIQVTSSGTINRFSAIEQDGQRSDYQLKSQQNGAISPDKFTFTPPKGVTVDDQRQ, from the coding sequence ATGAAATTACGCGTAATCGCTCTGGGCCTGTTGGCCACCTTTTCTTCAGCCAGCGTATTGGCTGATGCTTCCAGTGATCTGCAGCAGCGCCTGAATAAGGTCAGCAGCTTCCACGCCAGCTTCACGCAAAAAGTGACCGACAGCAGCGGCGCCAATGTGCAGGACGGCGAAGGTGAGTTGTGGGTAAAACGTCCCAGCCTGTTTAACTGGCACATGACCGCACCGGACGAAAGTATCATCATCTCCGACGGCAAATCGCTTTGGTTCTACAACCCGTTTGTTGAGCAGGCTACTGTCAGCCTGCTGCAGAATGCCACCAGCAACACGCCGTTTATGCTGATTGCCCGTAACCAGTCAAACGACTGGAAGCAATACAACATCAAACAGCAGGGTGACAATTTCGAACTGACGCCGAAAAACAGCGACGGCAACCTGAAACAGTTCACTATTCAGGTGACGTCCAGCGGCACCATTAACCGCTTCAGCGCGATTGAGCAGGATGGTCAGCGCAGCGATTACCAGCTGAAAAGCCAGCAGAATGGCGCGATCAGCCCGGATAAATTCACGTTCACACCGCCAAAAGGCGTGACGGTGGACGACCAACGTCAGTGA